The Halostella limicola genome includes the window GGTCGGGGACCTGATCAGGGAGCGAGACGGACGGTCCGCGGTCGTCCGCGTTCCCCGCGTCTGCGGGCGGCCCCTGCACCGCGGAGTCGTTGCCTGCGGCGTCTGCCGCGGTGTCGTTGGATGCCTGTGCGTCGACGGGGGCGTTCCCGGGCGCGGCCGCCGCGACCCCGGTGGTCAGCAGCAGCGCCGCGAACCCGAGCGCCGCGAGTTTGCTGAAGCGCATGTTGCACTCGCCACTGGGGGGGTACACCCACTTGAACCGTCGAGAGCGTGGCCCCGGATTTCGGCGGTTTGAACCCCGATTCACTCCGATTTAATCCGAATTCGAACCGTTCAATCCGGATGAACGGTCACCGGGCGAGCGACCGACCGTCGCGGCGGCGGAACGGGTCGGATGCAGGGTGGCGCGCGGAGTCGGGCAGAGCCCGGACGCGGGGAACGGCCACCGCCGGGACGTGTCCGGTCGACCTGCCGCGCCGAAGCCTACAGAATCAAGTGACCGCAGGCGCAGGTGTCGCCCGTGCGCCGAGTTCTCCTCGCCGTCGTGCTGATCCTCGCGCTCGCGGGGTGTGCCGGCGTCGTCTCCGACGACGGCCCGCGGACCACCGAGCGGACCGAGGTCACCGTCGTCCGGGTCGTCGACGGCGACACGGTCGAGGTCGAGTACCCGAACGGGACGCGCGAGACGGTGCGGCTCCTCGGCGTCGACACGCCGGAGGTCCACGCCGAGAACGACCTCGGCGAGTTCGAGGGCGTCCCCGACACGGAGGCGGGCCGGGAGTGCCTGCGCGACTGGGGCCACCGGGCCGGCGAGTTCGCGCGGGCGGAACTCGGCGGCGAGTCGGTGACGCTGGTGATAGACCCCGAATCGGACCGTCGCGGCGGATACGGCCGCCTGCTCGCGTACGTGGACTACGACGGCGGCCGGTTCAACGAGCGCCTCGTCGAGGAGGGGTACGCGCGCCTCTACGACACGACGTTCGCGGACCGAGATCGGTACGCGGCGGCGGAGGACCGCGCCCGCGAGAACGGGACCGGCCTCTGGGAATGCGCGACCCGGTAACGGGAGACACTATTTTCATCCCCCGTTTCGTATGCCTCCGCATGAAGTTCGTCATCGTCGGGTACGGCCGCGTCGGCATCCGGACCGCCCGCATCCTCCGCGAGGAAGGCCACGAGGTCGTCGTCGTCGACAACGATCCCGAGAAAGCGGACCGCGCGCGAAGCGAGGGCTTCGAGACGATCGAGGGCGACGCCTCCGAGGAGGACGTCCTCGACCAGACCGGCCTGAAGACGGTCGACGCGCTCGGCGGCCTGACGGGCGATCTCAACGCGAACTTCGCGGCCTGCATGGTGGCCAAACACCACGGCTGCCGGACCGTCATGCGCATCGACGAGGACTACCGCGAGGAGATCTACGACAAGTACGCGGACGACGTCGACGAGATCATCTACCCCGAACGCCTCGGGGCCGCCGGCGCGAAGACGGCGCTGCTGGGCGGGGACTTCAACGTCGTCTCCGACCTCACCGAGAAGCTCCAGCTCAGCGTGTTCACCCTCCGCGAGGGGTCGCCGCTCATCGGCGACCGGGTCAACGACGTGGACCTCCCCTCGACCGCGCGGATCTACGCACACGGACGCGAGCACGAGTCGCTGACGATCCCCCTGCCGGGGACGCGGATCGAGGCGAACGACCGCATCGCCGTCATCGTCCAGACGGACACCGTCGAGGACGTGCGGCAGTCGGTGCTCCCGGCCTGAGATCGGCGGCTTCCCGCGAAAAGCTGCGGGTGGGAGAGAGCGGTGTGCCGGGCGCGCGGTCGGGAGGATGGAACTGAGGCCGTTGCGACGCGCCCACCGAATCCTGTTCACTCCGGCGACTTAAACACCCGTCAGACGCACGCGTGACCGGGCGGATTCGCTTTCCGCTTCACCCACGCCTATGCCGGTCGCGCGCGTTCGCCGGACCATGGACGGAACCGGCGTACCACTGGTGACACCGTTTACCGAAGAGGGGAGCGTCGACGAGGACGCGCTCCGGAGCCTGACCGCGTGGGTCGAGGATCGGGGCATCGACTTCCTCGTCCCCTGCGGCTCGACGAGCGAAGCGCCGCTGCTCGACGACGACGAGCGCGAGCGGGTGATCGCCGCCGTCGCCGAGGCGGCGGACGGCCCGGTCCTCGCCGGCACCGGCAA containing:
- a CDS encoding thermonuclease family protein; this translates as MRRVLLAVVLILALAGCAGVVSDDGPRTTERTEVTVVRVVDGDTVEVEYPNGTRETVRLLGVDTPEVHAENDLGEFEGVPDTEAGRECLRDWGHRAGEFARAELGGESVTLVIDPESDRRGGYGRLLAYVDYDGGRFNERLVEEGYARLYDTTFADRDRYAAAEDRARENGTGLWECATR
- a CDS encoding potassium channel family protein, whose product is MKFVIVGYGRVGIRTARILREEGHEVVVVDNDPEKADRARSEGFETIEGDASEEDVLDQTGLKTVDALGGLTGDLNANFAACMVAKHHGCRTVMRIDEDYREEIYDKYADDVDEIIYPERLGAAGAKTALLGGDFNVVSDLTEKLQLSVFTLREGSPLIGDRVNDVDLPSTARIYAHGREHESLTIPLPGTRIEANDRIAVIVQTDTVEDVRQSVLPA